Part of the Campylobacter suis genome, AATCAAATGATAACTCAGATAACTAAGGGAACTGGTGGCATAGGCGATTATCTAAAAACTGGAAAGAAAAAAGATTCTAGGCTTACAAGAGATGAGAAAGATGATAGAGTTGTATTTACTGGAAATCTTGAGTTAATAGAAGATTCTATAAACAGACAACAATCAAATAGTAAAAAAGGCAAGGATAAAGAGGCATATTATCATATCTCTTTGTCTTTTACTGATGATGAATGGCAAAGGCTATATGATAAAGGGGAGATTAATAATCTCATAGAGGATTATTTAAGGCTAACCTTTCCCAACCATAATCTAAGCGAGTTATTATACTATGCAGAGGCACATTTGCCAATTATAAAAGAAGAGCCATTTATACCAAGAGCCCAAACCAACGAAAACAATAAAAGGCTTAATGCAGCTCATATCAATTCAGAACCATTACAAAGAAAACCACATATTCATTTAATAGTTAGTCTTGAAAATTTGGAATACACAGCAGAGATAAGAAGCGGTGGTCTAATTTACAATAAAAATAAAGCAGTTATGGCTAAGGCAGTAGAAAAGTTTAAAAGAGTAGTTAATGATATATTATCAAATAAATATGAACTAAATAATATTAATCCAATAGGGTTATCAGAAGACAAGCTAAAAACCCAATGGGAAAACTTTCAAAAAGCAGCACAAAAAGTTTCCAAAGGAAAAGAGAGGAATAATAAAATGGAAGAAAATTCAAATTTACAAATTTTAGATTCAAAGCCAAGTGAAGACCCAGATATAAAAGATCTGCTTAGTGATAGTATATGTTCTACAATAGACAACCTATTAAAAACAGTAGAACAAAATGCCGAAATAAAAGCATCTTATTATGACAGAGGCAAGAAGTTTAATGGTTTAGATATGTCAGATTTTTTATCTATCATAAATGAAAAATATAAAATCAATGCTGAATTAACAGATAAAGGAAAGGCAAAAGTCAAAGGCTTTACTGGAAGTTTTAATCTAACAGACCTAATGTGTAAGGTTGTTTATAATGGAAGAAAAGGTGCTTTTTTTCATGTAGTTAATGAGCTGGAACAAATATACAATACAATACAAGCCTACAAAAAAGAGGCAAAAATAACACTAAGTGTAACAGATGACTTCAAAGAGTTAAAAGGTTCAACAAGTCAAAAGCCAAAATATCAAGCTCTAAATAACTGGAAAACCATTCAGGTAGAGCCATATAATATAGATAATGTTTTAAAGTCATATTCTGCTATTTCAATGGCTGAATTTGCTAATGGCAAGAGAGAGGCATCTAATATAAAGAGTATAATACCTACACTAATATATGATATAGATAATACAGAATATAAAGAGGGTAGAAGCAATCATCAATTTAGTATAGAAAACGCTATTTCAATGCTACAAAGCAAAGGAATACAAGGTTATATCTATCCCTCTGCTTCTCATCTATTAGACAAAAAGACTGAAAAATTTAGATTAATAATACCAACTACCAAAGCTCCAAAAATTAAAGAATATAAAAACTATATCCAAGATATTACAAAAGAATTAGGGTTAAATAGTATAGTAGATAAGGTTAGCAATAGCCCTTCTCAATTATATTATACACCAAAGAGTGGAGTCTCAATTATAAATATAAAAGGAAATGTTTTAAATAATGAAAAAGTACTTAAAGATGCTAGCATAAAATCTGAAATTGATAATTTAGATACTAATACATTAAATAAATCCCTAGATAGTGTTAGAGGTCATGAGTTTAAAAACGATCCAAAGGATACAATAGATAAATCTCAGTTCCTAACAAGAGTAAGCTATACTGCCATATCAAAACAAATACCTATCAAAGATATAATGGAATATTTTGACGAAACTACAACAATACAAAGGTGCCAAGGACATCAGATACTACACAATAAAAATGGGAGACATTTGTATTTGCCAGAAGAGAATACAGCCTTTTTGTTTAAAGAGAATAAACACTATACCCCTTATGTATATATGACTGAAAAATTTCAAGAGGCATACGAAGCTATAAAAAATGATAATCTTAAAGCAAGTATATTAAATAAGCTAAAAATAAAACCCGAAGATAAAACTAAATTTTTAGAGGAAGTACAAACAAATAATCCAAATCTGTATTCAAAGACAATATTTAAAATAGATGCTTTAACAAAGTATTGGGACAAGATAACAAAAATTAATTATGTAGGCATGGTTCATAACATTAAAAAATTTATGAAAAATTGGAATGATGAAAAGGGACTAATAGAACTTAAAAGCCACTATAAATTATTAGATGCAAAGGTGTATGGTTCATCAATAAAACTAGGATATATCTATATAGATAAAAATGAGCTATATGCAAACGGATTACCAAAAGATTTTGGTTCAAAGGAAGAGATATTAGAACAAAAGCTGGTAAAAGAGTCTAATCCAAAAATAAAAACAGAAAACAAAATAACTAATAAAGGAGCAAGTCATGAGTTTGGAATATAAAAAACAAATAGGGGCTAAGAGTTTAAAGAAGCCCCAAATAAACAAGCAGTTGGATTATAGCATAAATAATCTCAATAAGTCAAATATTAATTATGGCTGGGATAATATACTGGAAAGGGCTACAACATATGATGAAATAGCAAATGCAAAAGTTAGATGGATACTACCTGACAGAATAGCTTTTAGTACAATAGTAATGCTCTTTGCCGAAGCCGGAACTGGTAAGAGTTTAGTAAGTACCCATCTAGCCTATTATCTACTAGATAACAAAAGAGAAACTGGGGTTAAAAATGTTATCTATTTAGATTTTGATAATGGTATGGCTACTCTTAATGACAGAAATATACAAAGAATAATAGGGAGAAAAAAGCATTAAAGTATATATCCTATAACTCTGATAAGAATAAAAATTTAGACCCTATCAAAGCATTGGACTATTTTTTTTTAAATCAGAATAATAAAAAGTCAAAAGAAATGAAAACTAGATTAAAAAACTCTGTTATCTTTATTGACTCTATTAGAGATATAGCCGAAAGAGATATGATAGATGATTTCTATGTCAAGCAATTAATGCAAAAACTCAAAGATCTAAGAGATACTTATCAATGTTGTATTATCTTTCTGAATCATATGCCTAAGGGTTCAAAGACTTATTCAGGGGCAGCATCATTTAAAAACTCAATTGATACTACTTATTTTGTAGAAAGAAAATCTGATATTAAAGAAAGAGAGAATGTATTTTATCATCTTGAAACAGAAAAAGCCCGTATTGGTGGTAATTCTATGGATATATATCTCAATCCAAAAGAATTAAAGGTAAATATTATATAGTTAATAAAATATTAATCTGAAACTTAAACTAAACAAAAAGTGGGGTTTTTTTACAAAAAGTGGGGGTATTTTACAAAAAATCAATATATCAAAACTCTGGAACCCCCAATAATAGGACATCTTTACTAGGGGGGTAAGGGACAAGTTTAACAAGTCCAGAAATATATATTTACTTATAAATATATTTATTTAAATTTTATTTATAAATATATATTTATTTATTTAAAATGCAAAGAAGACCACATCGTAGTCTTCTTTGCCGTAATTCTTATGTATGGAGAGTGTGGGGTTAATTATGCCACGACGTGGCATGTGTAAGCCAAAAGCAACCGGGCCCTACCCACTTGTGGTGTAGGGCGGTTGCTGTCTTAATTCTAAAAGATAACCATACGTAACGAAGTGAAGCTCATAGATGACCCATATTCTAACTAGAAATAGTTAGCCATGGCACAACTCACAGACATACCTATTACTATATTATAAATTAATATGGATTGATTTTTAACATATTTTTGGATAGAATACCAAATATAGTTTAAAAAGAATACTGATTATATAGTTATTCTAAGTGGTTTTTGCATGTTATGACTTCAGGCACCATATTCTAAAAACATACGCACATACTAAGTACTTAATCTATCTCATAATATATCTCAAAAATAGACAATAAATTTTGTTTTTGGTGTAAATTTAAAAATATAGTTTTTGTATCTGATATCATGAGTATAAAAATACAGGTTGATTATGTTTAGTCTAAAATTATTAAAATATCATTTGAGTAAATTTTGCTTTTTAATAAAATAACTTATACATATTAAATATATTTAATTTTCTTGATACTAATCAAGATAGATTTTGTATTTTAATGATATAATTTATCATTTTCAAAATAAATATAAAAGGAAAATGATGAGAAAATTTTTACTCTCAAGCTTGGCTTTGGTTTCACTATTTGGAGGTGAAAATATCGCTTCAGGAGGCGTTATAAAGCCTATTAAAGAATTTGCACCACCTCCGCCCATAACGCCAAACATAGCACAAGGCACGATGCCAACAAACCAGTTTGACCACACAGATAGAAGCAAGTACTACTTTGTTACAAATAAGCTTGATGATAGCATGGATAAATTTCATCTAAGTTCAGGTATGTACGGTAGCAGTTTTTATGGCTCGGCTCTTTATAGATACCGTGGCTACAACTTCTATACCATCTTAAATACACACTACACAAAAGCTAATGACTACAAAGACGGAAGCGGTAAAAAGGCTGGTTTTGGATATAAAAGGCATGGGCAAAATTTTATAATCGGCTACTTGCCAAATGATACTAGTGAGCTCCGTGCAACTCTTGTTCATGACCGTATCGATGATGATAAGCAGCCACAGCACAAAATGGATGCTTTAAAAACCGATCGTTATGTTGCAAAATTTGATGCTAGAATCGGAGATGAAGCACTTGGTAATATGCTAAATTTAGAATTTATCTACCGTGATGTAAAGCGCGAAGCCAACAATCATTTGAGAAATATCCCTCAAAAGGCAAGCGTTGAGCTTTCAAGAAAGGTGGTGGATTTTGGTATAAAACACGACTTTGATCTTGGCAATTTTCATAATACTGCTGGTTTTAAGATCTCTCGTGATCGCCACGAAGGCAAGCGATATACAAAACAAGGAGCTAACTTTTTTCACTCTGGTAATCGCTTTCCGCGCGTAGATGCAAATAACTATCAAATTTTTGATACATTAAGCTATAAATTTAATGAGTTTCATAAGCTTTCACTAGGGCTTGAATATATTTATAATAGCGCACAGACAAAGAGCTTTGAAGAGAAATTTAAGATGGGCAATGCACAAAATACGACAAAAGGCTTATGGAAATATATATACAAAAAAGACTTTGATGGAAAGATAAGGCACGAGGGGCTTGGTGGTGCGATAAAGTATGAATTTACACCAAATGAAAAGGATAAATACGCCATTGCCTTTGAAAGTCTTTACCGAGTTGCCGATAATATGGAGCGCTTTAACGCACTTTATGGACCGCAAGATGATGGCTGGATATCAAATCCATTCTTAAAACCAGAAAGACATAACCGCATAAAGGCTGATTTTAAATTTGCAAGTGAAGCCTACAGAAGCTATCTAAACTCAATGCAGGGCGAAAATTCTTTTATGATTGATGGTTACTTTATAGCTGATGATGTGCAGGATTTGATAATTTATGATCGTTTTCATTCAAAAAGTAATAGCAACATGAATAAAAACGCAGTCATTACGCGTAATGTTGACGCAAAGCTCTTTTTGGCAAGCCTAGGTGCGCAGGTAAATTTTGCTAGAAATTTTGGCTCAAAACTTAGTTTGTTTTATAGCTATGCAGAAAATACAACTGATGATAGAGCACTTTATCAAATGCGACCATTTGAGCTAAACTGGCAACTTGACTATCGTAATTACGCTAGCTTTGGCAGTTATGGTCTTGGCACAAATTTGCGTTATGTAGCAAAGCAAACTCGTGGCGACTGGGATAAGACAACTGGGCTTGGCATAGATAAAAAAGATGCGGCAAAAGGCTTTAGTGCGCTTGATATTTATGGTAGTGTTGAGTTTAAAAATAGGGTTGGCATGCGACTTGGTGTAAATAATGTTTTTGATAAAAATTATGCTAAGTTTATAAGTGGGGCACATGTGGGTGCATTAGATCCAAGTGTTGTAAGTGCTCCAGGTAGGCAGTTTTGGTTTAGTTTTCATGCAAGTTTTTAAGTTAAGATAAGGAGAAAATATGAAAAGAAGAAATTTTTTAGGATTAGGTGCTGCCCTTGGAGCGAGCGCGGTTGCTCCAAGTTTGTTTGCAAAAGAGAGCTTTTTAATGTGGGGTGCGCCAGCTATACCTAGTGTTATCATGGCTGTTGCAAGCATGCAGGGTGAACTTTCAAAGACTTATGATACAAGTCTTAAAATTTGGAAAAGTCCTGATCAGCTTCGGGCTGGTGTTGCAAATGGTACTATGAAAGTTACGATGGCACCTAGTAATGTCGGTGCAAATTTAGCAGCACAGGGGCTAAATTTTGGGATGTTAAATATACTTACAAACGGTCTTTTAAATGTTTTGGCAAAAGATGATAGTGTGAGAAATTTTGAAGATCTGGCTGGCAAAAAGATCATTATGCCATTTAAAAATGATATGCCAGATATTGTATTTCAGGCACTTTGCGCAAAGCGTGGCATGGACTTTTCAAAACTAAATGTAACCTACTCTCAAACTCCGCCAGAGGCTATTGCGATGTTTTTGCAAAAGGATTTTGATGTAGTTTTAAGCATTGAACCGATGAGCTCAGCAGCTATATTGCGCGGTAAGAGGATGGGGGTTGATGTTGTTCGTGCTTTAGAACTTCCAAAAATTTGGGGCGAAAGTTTTAATACTAAGCCTATTATCCCGCAAGCTGGTATCATCGTAGATACTAAATTTTATAACTCAAACATGAAGCTGTTTGATACTCTTCACGGCGATCTTACAAATGCGCTTAGCTGGATCATGCAAAATAAACAAAGTGCCGCAGAGATTGGTGCAAACTACCTTCCTGCACCAGTGCCCGCGCTTGTTAGTAGCTTTGAGCGTTCAAATTTAAGTGTAACAAAAGCAAGTGAGATAGGTAATGAAATTTTGGCATTTTTTGAGATTATATTTAAGCTTAATCCAAAACTTCTAGGCGGTAAAATGCCCGATAAGAGCCTATTTTTATGATACTTGTTGATGGTGTAAAGATAGAGCGCAAGGGGGTTTGGCGAGTTGCTGATTATTTTATTGGCGGACTTAGTGGGCTTGGGATTATATGCCTAGCGATCGCACTTTGGCAGCTTGGGAGTGAAATCTTTGGTGAGTTTTTGCTACCAAGCCCAAAGGTGGTTTTTGTAAAAGTTTATGAGATTATACAAGAGTATGATAAGCATGATATACCTATCACACTCTTTCGCACTACGGTGGGGATAGGAATTTCATGTGCTGTTGGCATTACTCTGGGACTTGTTGCAGGCTCATACCGTAGCTTTGCTGCATTTTTAAAGCCATTTATAACGATGTTGCTCTCTATGCCACCTATCATCTGGGTGGTTTTGGCGCTTTTTTGGTTTAGCTTTGGTAATGTTAGTACTATTTTTACTATCATTATAACAAGTATCCCGCTTACTTTTGCAAGTTCTATGATAGGCATGATGAGTGTAAATGAGCAACTTAGCGAATTTTTTGATGCTCATAGGCTGGGGCTTAGGTGTAAAATTCGCCACCTTTATCTTCCGCACCTAACAAGCTACATTATAAGCTCATTAAGCGTAGCTGTGGGTATGGGTGTAAAGATAGTCATTATGGCTGAGCTACTTGGTGCAACAGATGGAGTTGGCTCAAAGATAGCAGACGCACGCGTTATGCTAGATACGCCAACCGTTATGGCTTATGTGGTTTTAACGATAGCCGTTGTAATGCTTTTTGAGTATCTTATCATAGAGCCTTTAAAAATTTTACTCATGCCGTGGCGGCGCTAGGAGGCTAGTTTGCTTATTTTAGAAAATTTAGAGTATGAAATTTTGCGTGATCGCATAGTTCGTGATTTTAGTTTAAGCCTTGAGGCTGGGTATATTGTAACGCTTTTTGGTCCATCTGGATGTGGAAAGACTACGATTTTGCGATTAATCACTGGGCTAAACGAGCCAAAGCGAGGTAAAATTTTAAATTCTTTTAAAAAAACCAGATATCTTTTTCAAGAAAACCGACTTTTAGAACACAAAAATGCTCTTGAAAATATCCGTATCGCAAACAAAGATAAGAGTGATAATGAAATTTTAGCCTTTTTAGCTGTCGTAGGACTTGCTAAAAAAGATGCGATGAAGTATCCTAGTGAGCTAAGTGGCGGTATGCGTGCGCGCGTAAGCTTTGTGCGTGCACTTATCGGAGAGCCTGACTTGCTGTTGATGGATGAGCCATTTTCTGGGCTTGATGTTGATATGCGAGAAATTTTAATGTCTGAAATTTTAAGCCGAGTAGAACTTGGCATGAGTATAGTTTTGGTTACTCATGATAGATTTGAGGCGGTAAGGCTAAGTGATGAAATTTTGTTTTTAAGTCAAAAAGGTATGCATGTAGAGCAAAATTTATCACTTAAAATTCCACAAAAAGAGCGCGATTTTGCGTTTGTGAGTAGGGTTATAGATGAGAAATTTGCTTCAAGGATATATTTTGATTAACGACTTTTTTACGCATCCAATGCGAATTTTTTTCTTTTGTGCAGTATTTTGTGTGTTTCTTGGTTGTGCTAGCTTTTTTGTAGCAGAGGACTTTGTCAGTTTGCATAAATTTGCCTTTTTAGGGCTTGTTTGCCCGCTTGCGTATGCTGGGTTTTTATTTACGGCTATACCAGACTGGACGAGCTATCTTGGCAGCCTAAAACGCCATAGTATAGCGATGTTTGTGCTTTTTGCCCTTTCCTTTGTGGTTATGTTTTTGGGTTTTGAAAAGGGCTATTTTATAATGGGCTTTTTTTGGGTGTATCTGCTAGTTTTTGCCGCTGTGCTTATATTTTTGGATAAAAATGATGATAACTTTAGTATTTTGGCAGTTTTAACAGGCTTTTGTATTCTTAACTTTTTGTATGTTTTTACACAAAATGAGAAGTTTTTAAGCGCTCAAATTCATCTTAATATGCTAGCCGTTGTGGTAGTTAGCTTTCGTGTTAGCGTGGTACTTGGTAAAGAGGCGTTTAAATTAGAAGAGGGTATGAATGAGGCGGTTTTTGCCCCAAATTTTGTCTATAAAAATCTTTTGCTAACTATACTTACGGTTCTTTTACTTGCTGTTTTATTTGAAGTATCAAGTAAAATTTTAGGTTTTATCTCGCTTGGTTGCGGCTTTATAATGATGGCAAGACTTCATGAAATGCACTATAAAGTGCTACTAAAGCGACATTTTGTTGTATTTTACTATCTTATTAGCTTAATTGGTGGACTTGGTTATATTTGGCTTGGGGTAAGTGAAATTTTAGAACTTTCTCAAAGTTCAAACGCCATACATCTTATAGCTATTTGCACTATTTTTGGCATTATAATGTTTATATTTAATGTGGCTGGGCTTAGACATAGTGGACAAGAGCTTGTCTTTTTAAGGCTTTCGCGACTTGGAATTTTCGCACTTTTTGTAGCTGGTGTTTCACGCTCGGTTTTTGCTATGTTTTTTGAAGTTTTTTATATCATACTTCCAGCGATATTTCTTGCTATGACATTCATTTGTTGGGGGATAAATTTCTATGCTATTTTCAGGGATAATGAATTTAGTAAAGATCCAGAGTAAAAAAAGCCAAGAGAAGGACTCTTGGCTTTTTTCTTAATACCTTCGTACCGATAGATACGGGGTTTCAGAGTGCATGCTTATCTCGTTTTGCTCTCTAAATTTTATAAACTCATCTTCGGTGAGTTTTTTGATATTTGCGATGGTCATCTTAAGTGGAGTGATACCAGAAAGTGGGTCTGGATCGCTTGCATTTGCAAGTTCGTTGCCATCTGCTTCACTGTAGTGAAATGTCGTAAATATCGTGCCTTCTCTTAGGTCTGGGTTGATACGAAGTTTAGCTGCTATCTTGCCCCTTTTATTTTCAACCAGTGCATAGCAACCCTCTTCAAGCTCCCTTTCTCTAGCGATATCTTCGCTAACTTCTATAAGCGCACCCTCCATTCCAGCACCATGCTCTAGGGCAGGGCATTCTCGTGTCATCGTGCCAGTGTGATAGTGATATACCTTACGACCTGTTGTAAATAAGCAAGGATAGACCTCGTCAGGCACTTCACTAAGCATTCCGCTACCCACTGGATGAGTATCAGGGATATTTAGTCTTGCTCTAAATTCAGCCTCAGCACTTGCACGCTGCTCTTTATCTTCAAGGTAGATAACTGGCGCAAAACGGAATTTGCCATCAGGCAGCATAGAAATTTTATCCGTATAAAGGTCTGGTGTGCCAGGATGTTCCTCATCTGGGCAAGGCCAAGAAATTCCACCAAGCTTTTCAAGACGGTAGTAGCTTATGCCACCAAAGAATTTTGGTTGAAGCTCTCTAAGTTCATTCCAAACTTGCTCTGCATCATGAAAACCAAATCCCTCAAGTCCCATCTTTTTAGCGATATTACATACCACTTTCCAGTCAGGCTCCACACCACCAACTGGCTCGCTGGCTTTGCGAGTGCGCTGAACACGGCGAGATGTATTAAGAAAAGTTCCATCTTTTTCGCCCCAGCACGCAGCTGGCAAGACTACATCAGCTTTTTGTGCACTTTCAGTTAAAAAAAGATCTTGGACGATAAAGCAGTCAAGATGATGAACAGCATGAACAAAGTGCTCTGTCCAAGGATCACTCATCACAGGGTTTTCGCCAAAAACATAAAGTAGCTTTATCTCGCCACTATCTATCTTATCTGGGGCTTGCGTAAGTTTAAATCCTGGAGTTGGATTTAGCTCAAAGTGCCATACTTTGCGAGCTTGCTCTTGTGCGTAAGGAGAATTTACGGCTCCTGCTGGTATGACATTTGGTAATGCTCCCATGTCGCATGCGCCTTGGACATTGTTTT contains:
- a CDS encoding ABC transporter ATP-binding protein, encoding MLILENLEYEILRDRIVRDFSLSLEAGYIVTLFGPSGCGKTTILRLITGLNEPKRGKILNSFKKTRYLFQENRLLEHKNALENIRIANKDKSDNEILAFLAVVGLAKKDAMKYPSELSGGMRARVSFVRALIGEPDLLLMDEPFSGLDVDMREILMSEILSRVELGMSIVLVTHDRFEAVRLSDEILFLSQKGMHVEQNLSLKIPQKERDFAFVSRVIDEKFASRIYFD
- a CDS encoding molybdopterin oxidoreductase family protein, producing MQSVVKTTCPYCGTGCGIDLIVKNGRIVEAKPTENHHVNDGELCLKGMFGWEFVNSPKRLTKPLIRKKNGVFDKHGELTEVSFDEAYEFVAQKFKTTVEKYGSNAIMGFSSARSNNEDNYVFQKFFRAQGSNNVDHCARLUHAPTVAGLANTLGNGTMTNDLVEFATDTDVFLLIGTNTSECHPIIAMQMQRGLERGAKMIVVDPKRTDMAKKADIYLQIPIGANIKTLNTMMNVILSENLQDDEFIKNYTIGYEWLKEAVKDFTPERFERETGVSAKLITVAARMYAKAGTAAICYTMGITQFTDGTSNVFCLSNLALLTGNLGKKGAGVNPLRGQNNVQGACDMGALPNVIPAGAVNSPYAQEQARKVWHFELNPTPGFKLTQAPDKIDSGEIKLLYVFGENPVMSDPWTEHFVHAVHHLDCFIVQDLFLTESAQKADVVLPAACWGEKDGTFLNTSRRVQRTRKASEPVGGVEPDWKVVCNIAKKMGLEGFGFHDAEQVWNELRELQPKFFGGISYYRLEKLGGISWPCPDEEHPGTPDLYTDKISMLPDGKFRFAPVIYLEDKEQRASAEAEFRARLNIPDTHPVGSGMLSEVPDEVYPCLFTTGRKVYHYHTGTMTRECPALEHGAGMEGALIEVSEDIARERELEEGCYALVENKRGKIAAKLRINPDLREGTIFTTFHYSEADGNELANASDPDPLSGITPLKMTIANIKKLTEDEFIKFREQNEISMHSETPYLSVRRY
- a CDS encoding ABC transporter substrate-binding protein; translation: MKRRNFLGLGAALGASAVAPSLFAKESFLMWGAPAIPSVIMAVASMQGELSKTYDTSLKIWKSPDQLRAGVANGTMKVTMAPSNVGANLAAQGLNFGMLNILTNGLLNVLAKDDSVRNFEDLAGKKIIMPFKNDMPDIVFQALCAKRGMDFSKLNVTYSQTPPEAIAMFLQKDFDVVLSIEPMSSAAILRGKRMGVDVVRALELPKIWGESFNTKPIIPQAGIIVDTKFYNSNMKLFDTLHGDLTNALSWIMQNKQSAAEIGANYLPAPVPALVSSFERSNLSVTKASEIGNEILAFFEIIFKLNPKLLGGKMPDKSLFL
- a CDS encoding TonB-dependent receptor, translating into MRKFLLSSLALVSLFGGENIASGGVIKPIKEFAPPPPITPNIAQGTMPTNQFDHTDRSKYYFVTNKLDDSMDKFHLSSGMYGSSFYGSALYRYRGYNFYTILNTHYTKANDYKDGSGKKAGFGYKRHGQNFIIGYLPNDTSELRATLVHDRIDDDKQPQHKMDALKTDRYVAKFDARIGDEALGNMLNLEFIYRDVKREANNHLRNIPQKASVELSRKVVDFGIKHDFDLGNFHNTAGFKISRDRHEGKRYTKQGANFFHSGNRFPRVDANNYQIFDTLSYKFNEFHKLSLGLEYIYNSAQTKSFEEKFKMGNAQNTTKGLWKYIYKKDFDGKIRHEGLGGAIKYEFTPNEKDKYAIAFESLYRVADNMERFNALYGPQDDGWISNPFLKPERHNRIKADFKFASEAYRSYLNSMQGENSFMIDGYFIADDVQDLIIYDRFHSKSNSNMNKNAVITRNVDAKLFLASLGAQVNFARNFGSKLSLFYSYAENTTDDRALYQMRPFELNWQLDYRNYASFGSYGLGTNLRYVAKQTRGDWDKTTGLGIDKKDAAKGFSALDIYGSVEFKNRVGMRLGVNNVFDKNYAKFISGAHVGALDPSVVSAPGRQFWFSFHASF
- a CDS encoding ABC transporter permease: MILVDGVKIERKGVWRVADYFIGGLSGLGIICLAIALWQLGSEIFGEFLLPSPKVVFVKVYEIIQEYDKHDIPITLFRTTVGIGISCAVGITLGLVAGSYRSFAAFLKPFITMLLSMPPIIWVVLALFWFSFGNVSTIFTIIITSIPLTFASSMIGMMSVNEQLSEFFDAHRLGLRCKIRHLYLPHLTSYIISSLSVAVGMGVKIVIMAELLGATDGVGSKIADARVMLDTPTVMAYVVLTIAVVMLFEYLIIEPLKILLMPWRR
- a CDS encoding AAA family ATPase, with amino-acid sequence MSLEYKKQIGAKSLKKPQINKQLDYSINNLNKSNINYGWDNILERATTYDEIANAKVRWILPDRIAFSTIVMLFAEAGTGKSLVSTHLAYYLLDNKRETGVKNVIYLDFDNGMATLNDRNIQRIIGRKKH
- a CDS encoding aminotransferase → MITQITKGTGGIGDYLKTGKKKDSRLTRDEKDDRVVFTGNLELIEDSINRQQSNSKKGKDKEAYYHISLSFTDDEWQRLYDKGEINNLIEDYLRLTFPNHNLSELLYYAEAHLPIIKEEPFIPRAQTNENNKRLNAAHINSEPLQRKPHIHLIVSLENLEYTAEIRSGGLIYNKNKAVMAKAVEKFKRVVNDILSNKYELNNINPIGLSEDKLKTQWENFQKAAQKVSKGKERNNKMEENSNLQILDSKPSEDPDIKDLLSDSICSTIDNLLKTVEQNAEIKASYYDRGKKFNGLDMSDFLSIINEKYKINAELTDKGKAKVKGFTGSFNLTDLMCKVVYNGRKGAFFHVVNELEQIYNTIQAYKKEAKITLSVTDDFKELKGSTSQKPKYQALNNWKTIQVEPYNIDNVLKSYSAISMAEFANGKREASNIKSIIPTLIYDIDNTEYKEGRSNHQFSIENAISMLQSKGIQGYIYPSASHLLDKKTEKFRLIIPTTKAPKIKEYKNYIQDITKELGLNSIVDKVSNSPSQLYYTPKSGVSIINIKGNVLNNEKVLKDASIKSEIDNLDTNTLNKSLDSVRGHEFKNDPKDTIDKSQFLTRVSYTAISKQIPIKDIMEYFDETTTIQRCQGHQILHNKNGRHLYLPEENTAFLFKENKHYTPYVYMTEKFQEAYEAIKNDNLKASILNKLKIKPEDKTKFLEEVQTNNPNLYSKTIFKIDALTKYWDKITKINYVGMVHNIKKFMKNWNDEKGLIELKSHYKLLDAKVYGSSIKLGYIYIDKNELYANGLPKDFGSKEEILEQKLVKESNPKIKTENKITNKGASHEFGI
- a CDS encoding NnrS family protein, whose protein sequence is MRNLLQGYILINDFFTHPMRIFFFCAVFCVFLGCASFFVAEDFVSLHKFAFLGLVCPLAYAGFLFTAIPDWTSYLGSLKRHSIAMFVLFALSFVVMFLGFEKGYFIMGFFWVYLLVFAAVLIFLDKNDDNFSILAVLTGFCILNFLYVFTQNEKFLSAQIHLNMLAVVVVSFRVSVVLGKEAFKLEEGMNEAVFAPNFVYKNLLLTILTVLLLAVLFEVSSKILGFISLGCGFIMMARLHEMHYKVLLKRHFVVFYYLISLIGGLGYIWLGVSEILELSQSSNAIHLIAICTIFGIIMFIFNVAGLRHSGQELVFLRLSRLGIFALFVAGVSRSVFAMFFEVFYIILPAIFLAMTFICWGINFYAIFRDNEFSKDPE